A portion of the Mesoplasma entomophilum genome contains these proteins:
- a CDS encoding acetate kinase yields MILVVNAGSSSIKFRLFNDTDKNNPIDILDGLAERITIDGAVSFKYEGNKYEYKVDLPNHEIAIKFILDKLIELNIISNVEEINAVGFRVVHGGTINESSVINEKVFNTIKDAIKLAPLHNPGAITAIEAIKKVMPKAKLVACFDTAYHQTLAEEQYLYAVPYSWYKEHGVRKYGFHGISYQYIAEKMSEVLNKPKDKLNLIVCHLGNGASITCIKNGKSFDTTMGLTPLAGVMMGTRSGDIDPSIIEYMCKELKTDVSKITNILNKESGLLGLSGKSSDMRDVTGGYFKGDEDYKRALNKYTQVAADYIIRFANLLGRDIDGIVFTAGVGENSIHTRQFILEKLPLLDIKIDTAKNDESYGDYKYISSADSKIKVLAVRTNEELMICKDTISLTK; encoded by the coding sequence ATGATTTTAGTAGTTAACGCAGGAAGTAGTTCAATTAAATTTAGATTATTTAATGACACTGATAAAAATAACCCAATTGATATTCTTGATGGTTTAGCAGAAAGAATTACTATCGATGGAGCAGTTTCATTTAAATATGAAGGTAATAAATATGAATATAAGGTTGATTTGCCTAATCATGAAATAGCTATTAAATTTATTTTGGATAAATTAATTGAATTAAATATTATTAGTAATGTTGAAGAAATCAATGCTGTAGGTTTTAGAGTTGTTCATGGTGGAACAATTAACGAATCATCAGTCATTAATGAAAAAGTCTTTAACACAATTAAAGATGCTATTAAATTAGCACCTTTACACAACCCAGGTGCCATAACAGCCATTGAAGCAATTAAGAAAGTAATGCCTAAAGCTAAATTGGTTGCATGTTTTGATACTGCTTACCACCAAACTTTAGCAGAAGAACAATATCTATATGCTGTTCCATATTCTTGATATAAAGAACATGGTGTAAGAAAATATGGTTTTCATGGAATTAGTTATCAATACATTGCAGAAAAAATGTCAGAAGTTTTAAACAAACCTAAAGATAAACTTAACCTTATCGTTTGCCATTTGGGAAACGGTGCAAGTATAACATGTATTAAAAATGGTAAATCATTTGATACAACAATGGGATTAACTCCTCTCGCTGGTGTAATGATGGGTACAAGAAGTGGTGATATTGATCCATCAATTATTGAATACATGTGTAAAGAATTAAAAACAGACGTTTCAAAAATAACAAATATATTAAATAAAGAATCAGGTCTATTAGGTTTAAGTGGTAAATCAAGCGATATGCGTGATGTAACTGGTGGATATTTTAAAGGTGATGAGGATTACAAACGAGCACTTAATAAATACACTCAAGTTGCAGCTGATTACATTATCAGATTTGCTAACTTATTAGGACGCGACATTGATGGAATTGTGTTTACAGCTGGTGTTGGTGAAAATTCAATTCACACAAGACAATTTATCTTAGAAAAATTGCCTTTATTAGATATTAAAATTGATACTGCAAAAAATGATGAAAGCTATGGAGATTATAAATATATTTCTTCAGCTGATTCTAAAATTAAAGTTTTAGCAGTTAGAACTAATGAAGAGTTAATGATTTGTAAAGATACAATTAGCTTAACTAAATAA
- a CDS encoding pyrroline-5-carboxylate reductase family protein, translated as MKKVLFIGLGHMGTALVKGILKNPNNGIKVFGYDVIKEVQEKAVKNIKGLNSLNDISDIETKNIDFIVIGTRPIDVEPLCSEIDQLNINGKTIICMANAVTIDTVQNCFKQNENVMVIRMMPNMNASIQKSVTALATKNASNEKINFVTKMFELCGIVENVSEENFGTLTAISGCSPSYIISFYKAMTDYAISNGFEKEQAFRIIEEAIIGSVVNASKSEVSLRTIVDQICVPNGSTIEGQKVLDNKEFENIIKEALKAAEKKAVS; from the coding sequence ATGAAAAAAGTATTATTTATAGGTTTAGGGCATATGGGTACAGCACTTGTTAAAGGAATATTGAAAAACCCTAATAATGGAATAAAAGTTTTTGGCTACGATGTTATTAAAGAAGTTCAGGAAAAAGCGGTAAAAAATATTAAGGGTTTAAACTCTTTGAACGATATTAGTGATATTGAAACTAAAAACATTGATTTTATTGTAATTGGGACTAGACCAATTGATGTAGAACCACTATGTAGCGAAATAGATCAATTAAATATTAATGGTAAAACAATAATTTGTATGGCAAATGCAGTAACAATTGATACAGTTCAAAATTGTTTTAAACAAAATGAAAATGTAATGGTTATCAGAATGATGCCTAATATGAATGCATCTATTCAAAAATCAGTAACAGCTTTGGCTACAAAAAATGCGTCTAATGAAAAAATAAATTTTGTTACAAAAATGTTTGAACTTTGTGGAATAGTTGAAAATGTCAGTGAAGAAAATTTTGGAACTTTAACAGCTATCTCAGGTTGTTCACCATCTTATATAATTTCTTTTTATAAGGCAATGACTGACTATGCAATATCAAATGGTTTTGAAAAGGAACAAGCATTTAGAATAATAGAAGAAGCTATAATTGGAAGTGTAGTTAATGCATCAAAATCAGAAGTATCATTAAGAACAATTGTAGATCAGATCTGTGTACCAAATGGTTCAACAATTGAGGGGCAAAAAGTTCTAGATAATAAAGAATTTGAAAATATAATTAAAGAAGCTTTAAAAGCTGCAGAAAAAAAAGCGGTTTCCTAA
- a CDS encoding acyltransferase, whose protein sequence is MNRKEYINFTRANNEPINMKNPEIARWMDEMAMESQSQLVKLNQLSDKTKILKQFEILTDQKLDESFRCFLPFYTDYGKNIQIGKNVFINKNCNFQDRGGIEIHDGALIGMNVNIATLNHGIKPNERHIIYPQRVVIGKNAWIGSGVTILPGVTIGENTIIAAGAILTKNAEENSIYAGVPAKKIKNL, encoded by the coding sequence ATGAATAGAAAAGAATATATAAATTTTACAAGAGCCAATAACGAGCCAATTAATATGAAAAACCCAGAGATAGCGAGATGAATGGATGAAATGGCCATGGAATCACAATCACAGTTAGTTAAATTAAATCAACTTTCTGATAAAACAAAGATTTTAAAACAATTTGAAATCTTAACTGATCAAAAACTTGATGAAAGCTTTAGATGTTTTTTACCCTTTTATACAGATTATGGAAAAAATATTCAAATTGGGAAGAATGTTTTTATTAATAAAAATTGCAACTTTCAAGATCGAGGGGGCATTGAAATTCATGATGGAGCTTTAATCGGAATGAATGTAAATATTGCAACGTTAAACCACGGTATCAAGCCTAATGAAAGACATATTATTTATCCACAAAGAGTTGTTATTGGAAAAAATGCTTGGATTGGTTCCGGAGTTACAATTCTTCCAGGAGTTACAATTGGTGAAAATACTATTATTGCAGCTGGAGCAATTTTGACAAAAAATGCAGAAGAAAATTCAATATATGCAGGTGTACCTGCTAAAAAAATTAAAAATTTATAA
- a CDS encoding FMN-dependent NADH-azoreductase → MSKLLVINGSVIPSEKSNSHEMAKVFLEEYKKLNPNDEIIELDLNKTIVGTNVLTTETFSSYWNEEEGMKYINQLKEIDKLLIIAPMYNFHVSGMLKNYIDHVALANQTFSYKYATKGASIGLLDKLKVQILATQGAPKGWYPWGDHVAYLKGTWEFMGATVAEPILLAGVKVEPLSTQSPKEIVSLIIPKLIEAAKEF, encoded by the coding sequence ATGAGCAAATTATTAGTTATAAACGGTTCTGTTATTCCAAGTGAAAAATCAAATTCACATGAAATGGCAAAAGTATTTTTAGAAGAATATAAAAAACTTAATCCAAACGATGAAATTATTGAATTAGATTTAAATAAAACTATCGTTGGAACAAATGTTCTAACAACTGAAACATTTTCATCATATTGAAATGAAGAAGAAGGAATGAAATACATTAATCAGTTAAAAGAAATTGATAAATTATTAATTATTGCACCTATGTATAACTTTCACGTTTCTGGAATGTTAAAAAACTACATTGATCATGTTGCTTTAGCAAACCAAACATTTTCTTATAAGTATGCAACAAAAGGTGCAAGCATTGGTTTGTTAGATAAATTAAAAGTTCAAATTCTTGCGACTCAAGGTGCACCAAAAGGTTGATACCCATGAGGTGATCATGTTGCTTACTTAAAAGGAACATGAGAATTTATGGGGGCAACCGTTGCTGAACCAATTTTATTGGCTGGAGTTAAAGTTGAACCATTAAGTACACAATCTCCAAAAGAAATTGTTTCGTTAATTATTCCGAAATTAATTGAGGCAGCTAAAGAATTTTAA
- a CDS encoding TatD family hydrolase, giving the protein MLKDNKIFDAHIHFNDDYKYTEQMIDPMIKEAIENDVEGFLCASFDVKSSLKAVELSKKYGGIIFAGIAIHPNDVSKTDLSVLDTLDELANNKEVIAIGETGLDYFYTKEDAALQKVFFNKHIELAIKHNKVLQVHIRDHVDSYEAYDDVIEILKKYSIKKVVIHCFSANTEYAQKFLDLGCYINIGGAVTFKNAKALQEAVLNIPLEKMLVETDAPYLTPHPNRGKLNEAKYINLTVEKIAELKNTTREEVIKNTTRNAKLIFNI; this is encoded by the coding sequence ATGTTGAAGGACAATAAAATTTTTGATGCACACATTCATTTTAATGATGATTATAAATACACTGAACAAATGATAGATCCAATGATAAAGGAGGCTATAGAAAACGATGTTGAAGGATTTCTTTGTGCAAGCTTTGATGTGAAATCAAGTCTTAAGGCAGTTGAGCTTTCTAAAAAATATGGCGGCATTATTTTTGCCGGAATTGCGATTCACCCAAATGATGTTTCAAAAACAGATTTATCAGTTTTAGATACATTAGATGAATTAGCTAATAATAAAGAAGTAATAGCAATTGGTGAAACAGGTCTTGATTATTTTTATACTAAAGAAGATGCAGCGCTACAAAAAGTTTTTTTTAACAAACATATAGAATTGGCAATTAAACATAATAAAGTTTTACAAGTCCATATCAGAGACCATGTTGATTCTTACGAAGCATACGATGATGTAATTGAAATATTAAAAAAATATAGTATAAAAAAAGTTGTTATTCATTGTTTTTCAGCAAATACTGAATATGCGCAAAAATTCTTAGATCTAGGTTGTTATATTAATATTGGTGGAGCAGTAACATTTAAAAATGCCAAAGCACTTCAAGAAGCTGTTTTAAATATTCCTTTAGAAAAAATGTTGGTTGAAACAGATGCTCCATACTTAACACCACATCCTAATAGGGGAAAACTAAACGAAGCAAAATATATAAATTTAACTGTTGAAAAAATTGCTGAATTAAAAAATACAACTAGAGAAGAAGTAATAAAAAATACAACTCGTAATGCTAAACTAATTTTTAATATTTAA